The Streptomyces armeniacus genomic interval ATGGTGACCTCACCGGGGCCCGTGAAGCCGAGCGTGTTGCCGCTCACCCGGCCCTTGAACTCGCCCTGGTTGGTGGTGACGGTCAGGTCCTTCGAGGAGTAGACGCTCCACACCTCGTCGATGTACGCGTCGAGGTAGTCGCTCGGGAACTTGCCCTGGTCGATGCCGTGGCTCGGCGCGATGATGCGCTTGTCCTCGACGATCAGGTCGCCGAACGCGCCGCCCGCCAGCGCCTCGAACGCCTTCCCGCGGCCGCCCGCCTTGAGCTTGCCGGCCGTCTGCTCCTTCTGGCCCTTGAGGGTGATCGAGAGCGGCACGCTGAACATGTCCACCGCGGTGGTGTTGCAGTACATGCCCGAGTCCTTGAACGTGAACTCGGCGCAGTCGTGCAGCACCGGGAAGTTCGGGTCCGACTCGACCCAGCCCGCGGGGTAGGCGAGCGCCGCCTTGCCGTTGCCGTCCTCGACCGCCTTGAACTTCAGCTTGTCGCCGAGCCCGGTGTAGATCCGGCCGCCGTCCATGTACGGCAGCTGGAGGCTGCCGGCGTCGGACAGCGGTATCGCGTAGTCGGTGAAGCCGTCCTCGCCGTTGTCGCCGATCTCGACGGGCTTCGCCTCACCCTCGGGCGTCAGCCGTACGCGCTGGCCGTCCACCTCACCGAGGATGTAGAGGAAGATCGAGGCATCGTCGAACGCGCCCGAGTTGTTCACGACCTTCAGCGGAAGCGTCGCCGCCGCGCTGCCGGAACCGCTGTTGGAGCCGCCCATCGCACGGCCGCCGGCCAGTGTGAGTCCGGTGGCCGCCGCCACGGCCGTGGCTCCGCCGAGGAACTTCCTTCGCGAGATCACTTGCCCGTCCCCTCCTTGCTGTTCGCACCCTTGCTCTGCGCGCCCTGTCCGCCCTCTACGGACACGGCGACGTAGTCGACCATCATCGAAGCGCCCGGCTTGGTGGCGTCAGTGGGCGTGGCGTGCCCCGCGACACCGTCCGGGAAGGCACCGCCCATCGCCAGGTTCAGCAGGATGAAGTGACCGTGGTCGGTGGCGTTGGCCCAGGTCTCCGCGTCCATGTCGGCGGACGTGACGGAGTGGTACTCCTTGTCGTCGACGTACCAGCGCAGCGCTTCGGTGTCGCCGGTACGGTCCAGCTCCAGCGCGTAGGTGTGGTACCCGGCCTGGCACGCGGTCTCGGGGCACTCGGTGGAGTTGCCGATGCCCTGGGTCTCGTTGCACGGGCCGCCGGGGTTGACGCCGCAGTGCAGCACGCCCCAGACGGAGTTGATCCCGTTGACGTTCTCCATGATGTCGAACTCGCCGACGCCCGGCCAGTTCCAGTAGTTGCCGCGGTACTCGCCGCCCAGCGTCCAGAAGGCGGGCCAGTAGCCGAGGGCCTCGTCGCCGGTGATGTTCGGCATCTGGATGCTGGCCTCGATGCGCATCTTCCCGCCCTCGGGGGCGGCGAAGTCGGTGCGCTGCGACTCGATACGGCCCGAGGTCCACGTGTCGCCGTTCTTCAGCGCCGTGATCTTCAGATGGCCGTCGCCGTCGAGCTGGAGGTTGTCCGGGTTGTCGGTGTACTCCTGGATCTCGCCGGTGCCCCAGTTGTCCGGGCCGCCGGGGTAGCCGTGGCCCTTGTCGATGATCCAGTCGTCACCGGACGGAAGCGATCCGGCGTCGCCTTCGAAGTCCGAGCGCCAGACCTCTTCCAGCGCGTTGGCGTCCTTGCCGTCCGCACCGGCCTTCGTCTGGGCGGACTGCGAGCTCTTCGAGCTCCCGGAGTCCGACTCGCCGGCGTTCGCGGCGGGCAGGGCGTACGCCCCGAACGCGGTGACCGTGGCAACGGCTGCGAGCAGCCAGCGCCGTCTCATATTTTTCATGCTCATGCCATGCGCTCCAATTGTGGGGGGTGTGAGAGCGCTCTCACGCCATGGCCATGCACAGTGCCGGGAAGGAGGAGTAGCGTCAAGCCCTCTCGACGGAAAAGGAGTTCGATGTGAGCGGTGGCCACGGGTCCCGTCCCACCCTCGAAGCCGTCGCGGCACATGCCGGGGTCTCCCGCGCCACCGTGTCGCGGGTGGTCAACGGGGGTGCGGGGGTGCGGGCAGAGGTCCGTGACAAGGTCCAGCAGTCCGTGGAGGCGCTCGGCTACGTGCCCAACAGCGCCGCCCGCAGTCTCGTCACCCGCCGCACCGGCGCCGTGGCGGTCGTGATCGCCGAGCCGGAGACCCGCGTCTTCTCCGACCCGTTCTTCGCCCAGCAACTGCGCGGCATCAGCCGTGAGTTGTCGGAACGCGACATGCAGCTTCTGCTG includes:
- a CDS encoding beta-1,3-glucanase family protein, with translation MISRRKFLGGATAVAAATGLTLAGGRAMGGSNSGSGSAAATLPLKVVNNSGAFDDASIFLYILGEVDGQRVRLTPEGEAKPVEIGDNGEDGFTDYAIPLSDAGSLQLPYMDGGRIYTGLGDKLKFKAVEDGNGKAALAYPAGWVESDPNFPVLHDCAEFTFKDSGMYCNTTAVDMFSVPLSITLKGQKEQTAGKLKAGGRGKAFEALAGGAFGDLIVEDKRIIAPSHGIDQGKFPSDYLDAYIDEVWSVYSSKDLTVTTNQGEFKGRVSGNTLGFTGPGEVTIEKPSTRDVLFCDGALAAPNDQLGGPVAAIIGAALNRTTLAALANQPTDDPSQFYQGDAVHEYVKVMHEINEDGKAYGFAFDDVAGFAAYIEDGAPTEFTLTLDPME
- a CDS encoding glycoside hydrolase family 16 protein, whose amino-acid sequence is MSMKNMRRRWLLAAVATVTAFGAYALPAANAGESDSGSSKSSQSAQTKAGADGKDANALEEVWRSDFEGDAGSLPSGDDWIIDKGHGYPGGPDNWGTGEIQEYTDNPDNLQLDGDGHLKITALKNGDTWTSGRIESQRTDFAAPEGGKMRIEASIQMPNITGDEALGYWPAFWTLGGEYRGNYWNWPGVGEFDIMENVNGINSVWGVLHCGVNPGGPCNETQGIGNSTECPETACQAGYHTYALELDRTGDTEALRWYVDDKEYHSVTSADMDAETWANATDHGHFILLNLAMGGAFPDGVAGHATPTDATKPGASMMVDYVAVSVEGGQGAQSKGANSKEGTGK